In Denticeps clupeoides chromosome 1, fDenClu1.1, whole genome shotgun sequence, a single window of DNA contains:
- the paplna gene encoding papilin isoform X3, with translation MMKMLLVLTALQLLLTPVLLQRSGDHWEAWGPYGECSRTCGTGVAVRTRRCITQRTDGGLNCVGPAQSYHICSTQQCPEGSKDFREEQCSQFDGNDFQGRLYKWLPYYGAENPCELNCIPRGENFFYRHRSAVVDGTPCHPGRKDICVDGVCKRLGCDNKLDSSVQEDPCLQCGGNSQSCYVVKGTFSEQGLPTGYNQMFIIPVGASSISIRETVATRNYLAVKNLRGEYYLNGHWVIEFSRATPVAGTVLYYQRGAEGEAVPEAITGRGPTTEPLVLELISQEPNQGVEFEYYLPNGRSREGYYWSYGSWSACSKECSAGYQSRLVFCAIDNEAYPDYLCASLPRPADNRTCNEPECPETRRWKVGEWNQCSVTCGGGSQVRTVECVSHDASGPRVVEDGQCESYAQRPLSLQNCNMQQCSQYSTSAWSQCSVTCGDGQQTREVMCVGAGGVRVGDHACRTLLKPPHIQPCQMSPCQRRVRWHVGDWGMCSKSCESGLRERQVICSDAQRTLYGVEHCSTHQKPATVESCNTQPCYRPQEVPSMPDPRGHENTQHGFHPYVPEEQPTGIVQHCTQTHFGCCPDGRTPARGRQGLGCPQEPVRCSHSSYGCCRDGVTMAQGPNKEGCVEYVPPAPTVSTPTHVESDCQSSTYGCCFDHVTPAGGPYGEGCPTPPRNTQRSATCYLPHTAGPCSDWTPRYYYDNARDHCEHYWYGGCHGNSNNFMSREDCLRFCQITTTSSRGSRIIPAVTGNRTQTWDMRRIFTVPRGGGNATSHVRLGASAANNAHRARIHLRSRRPAPAYAQHSLPSASWTDVGVSIDKSDPSTVEGRVGQTVVMPCRVTPPPSSTVVVEWRRDGTPLSPSRHLQQPDGSLLVGPLTMQDSGWLLCVATRERERDHRYIYLSVSEQPQIAVDRPDTSQSRDSYRYRHYTRFSIDRSGSSLVEARAGQTARLHCRITPASAIPSVTLQWTKAGQTLNTIRHSLRSDGTLVVGQLTSDDSGVYTCSASTNQQLEQLQVQLRVLGDVRITTAPNNVQVPQGSTAQLPCVVSGDNVNVGWSRNGVPVRPDGRRIHVSADGSLILNSVQLADEGTYTCNAYAGTYSVSATAEVRVTRSSQPGAGTDFGVPTGCVDQPELANCKLIVYARLCSSQYYSSFCCESCTRYAQGLDTFGLIG, from the exons ATGATGAAGATGTTGTTGGTTCTGACCGCCCTGCAGCTCCTGCTCACCCCAGTTCTGTTG CAACGCAGTGGTGATCACTGGGAGGCGTGGGGACCCTATGGTGAATGTAGCCGCACCTGTGGCACCGGAGTGGCTGTGAGGACGAGGCGATGCATCACCCAAAG GACTGATGGCGGCTTGAACTGTGTGGGTCCCGCTCAGTCCTATCACATCTGCAGCACCCAG CAATGCCCAGAGGGTTCCAAGGACTTTAGAGAGGAGCAGTGCTCTCAGTTTGATGGCAATGACTTTCAAGGGAGACTCTACAAATGGCTGCCATATTATGGAG CTGAGAATCCATGTGAGCTGAACTGCATTCCCAGAGGAGAGAACTTCTTTTACCGACACCGTTCGGCTGTGGTTGACGGCACGCCCTGCCACCCTGGCAGGAAAGATATCTGTGTGGATGGGGTCTGTAAG CGTCTGGGCTGTGACAACAAGCTGGACTCGTCTGTGCAGGAAGACCCTTGCCTGCAGTGCGGGGGCAATAGCCAGTCATGCTACGTTGTCAAGGGCACCTTCTCAGAGCAGGGCTTGCCGACAG GTTACAACCAGATGTTTATCATCCCAGTTGGGGCCAGCAGTATTAGCATCCGAGAAACTGTTGCCACTCGTAATTATCTGG CTGTCAAGAACCTACGTGGGGAGTACTACTTGAATGGCCACTGGGTCATTGAGTTCTCACGGGCCACCCCTGTTGCTGGCACGGTGCTCTACTACCAGAGGGGAGCTGAGGGGGAGGCGGTGCCTGAGGCCATCACCGGCCGGGGGCCTACTACTGAACCCCTCGTGTTAGAG CTCATCAGCCAGGAGCCCAACCAGGGTGTGGAGTTTGAGTATTACCTGCCAAACGGCCGCTCCAGAGAGGGCTACTACTGGAGTTATGGCTCATGGTCTGCCTGCAGCAAAGAGTGTAGCGCAG GGTACCAGTCCCGCCTTGTGTTCTGTGCCATTGACAATGAGGCCTACCCAGACTACCTGTGTGCCTCTCTGCCTCGGCCCGCCGACAACCGCACATGCAACGAACCTGAATGCCCAGAGACTCGCCG CTGGAAGGTTGGCGAGTGGAACCAGTGCTCAGTGACGTGTGGTGGCGGCTCTCAGGTGCGCACAGTGGAGTGTGTATCCCATGATGCATCAGGTCCTCGGGTGGTGGAGGATGGCCAGTGCGAGTCTTATGCTCAGCGTCCCCTCAGCCTGCAGAACTGCAACATGCAGCAGTGCTCACAGTACAGTACCTCTGCCTGGAGCCAG TGCTCGGTGACTTGCGGGGACGGGCAGCAGACTCGCGAGGTGATGTGTGTGGGAGCTGGTGGGGTGAGAGTGGGAGACCACGCCTGCCGGACGCTGCTGAAACCTCCGCACATACAGCCATGTCAAATGTCACCCTGCCAGCGCCGCGTACGCTGGCACGTGGGCGACTGGGGAATG TGTTCAAAGAGTTGTGAATCAGGCCTGCGTGAACGACAGGTAATCTGCTCAGATGCACAGAGGACCCTGTATGGGGTGGAGCACTGTAGCACTCACCAAAAACCTGCCACAGTGGAGAGCTGCAACACCCAACCCTGCTATAGGCCTCAGG aGGTGCCCAGTATGCCTGATCCCAGAGgacatgaaaacacacaacatGGATTCCACCCATATGTTCCTGAGGAGCAGCCGACAG GCATTGTGCAGCACTGCACTCAGACCCATTTTGGCTGCTGCCCTGATGGCCGGACCCCGGCAAGGGGTAGACAAGGACTGGGCTGCCCACAGGAACCAGTCAGATGCTCCCACAGCAG TTATGGCTGCTGTAGGGATGGTGTGACCATGGCTCAGGGACCCAATAAAGAAGGCTGTGTGGAGTATGTCCCACCAGCACCAACA GTTTCTACTCCAACCCACGTAGAGTCTGATTGTCAGTCCTCCACATATGGGTGCTGTTTTGACCATGTGACCCCTGCAGGAGGTCCTTATGGAGAAGGCTGCCCAACTCCTCCTAGGAACA CTCAGCGCTCTGCCACCTGCTACTTGCCCCACACAGCGGGTCCCTGTAGTGATTGGACACCACGGTATTACTATGACAATGCCCGGGACCACTGCGAGCACTACTGGTATGgtggctgccatggcaacagcaacAACTTCATGTCACGTGAGGACTGCCTGCGGTTCTGCCAGATCACCACCACATCGTCGCGGGGAAGCCGGATTATCCCTGCGGTCACAGGCAATAGAACCCAGACGTGGGACATGCGGCGCATTTTCACAGTGCCGCGGGGCGGTGGCAACGCCACCTCTCACGTTCGCCTCGGCGCCAGCGCCGCCAATAATGCCCACCGCGCCCGCATCCACCTGCGCAGCCGCCGACCTGCGCCTGCCTACGCCCAGCATTCATTGCCCTCAGCCAG CTGGACTGATGTGGGGGTGAGTATTGACAAGTCAGACCCCTCAACAGTGGAGGGCCGAGTTGGTCAGACTGTTGTCATGCCCTGTCGGGtcaccccacccccttcctccaCAGTGGTGGTGGAGTGGAGACGAGATGgcacccccctctctccctctag GCACCTCCAGCAGCCTGATGGCTCTCTGCTGGTTGGGCCTCTGACAATGCAGGACTCTGGTTGGCTGCTTTGTGTAGCCACACGGGAACGGGAGCGCGACCACCGCTACATCTACCTCTCTGTCTCAG AGCAACCTCAGATTGCAGTTGACAGACCGGACACTTCTCAGTCCAGAGACTCCTACCGGTACCGTCACTATACCAG GTTCAGCATTGATCGCTCTGGTTCCTCACTGGTAGAGGCTCGGGCGGGGCAGACAGCCAGGTTACACTGTAGGATCACTCCAGCTTCAGCCATCCCTTCTGTTACACTACAGTGGACTAAAGCTGGCCAGACTCTCAACACCATCAG acaTTCCCTGCGCTCAGATGGTACCTTGGTTGTTGGTCAGCTGACTTCTGATGATTCAGGCGTCTACACCTGCTCTGCTTCTACCAATCAGCAGCTGGAACAGCTTCAAGTGCAGCTCAGAGTGTTGG GAGATGTGAGGATCACCACCGCTCCCAACAATGTGCAGGTCCCTCAGGGCAGCACAGCGCAGCTCCCCTGTGTCGTGTCAGGTGACAATGTTAATGTGGGCTGGTCCAG AAATGGGGTGCCTGTGAGGCCTGATGGCCGACGCATTCATGTGTCCGCAGACGGCAGTCTCATCCTGAACAGCGTTCAGCTGGCGGATGAGGGCACCTACACATGCAATGCATATGCTGGCACTTACTCGGTCAGTGCCACCGCTGAAGTGAGGGTGACGAGGTCCTCGCAGCCAG GGGCGGGTACAGATTTTGGCGTGCCCACAGGCTGCGTGGACCAGCCAGAGTTGGCCAACTGTAAGCTGATTGTCTACGCCCGTCTCTGCTCCAGCCAGTATTACTCCAGCTTCTGCTGCGAAAGCTGCACTCGCTATGCCCAGGGGCTTGACACGTTTGGCCTGATAGGGTAG
- the paplna gene encoding papilin isoform X4, whose protein sequence is MMKMLLVLTALQLLLTPVLLQRSGDHWEAWGPYGECSRTCGTGVAVRTRRCITQRTDGGLNCVGPAQSYHICSTQQCPEGSKDFREEQCSQFDGNDFQGRLYKWLPYYGAENPCELNCIPRGENFFYRHRSAVVDGTPCHPGRKDICVDGVCKRLGCDNKLDSSVQEDPCLQCGGNSQSCYVVKGTFSEQGLPTGYNQMFIIPVGASSISIRETVATRNYLAVKNLRGEYYLNGHWVIEFSRATPVAGTVLYYQRGAEGEAVPEAITGRGPTTEPLVLELISQEPNQGVEFEYYLPNGRSREGYYWSYGSWSACSKECSAGYQSRLVFCAIDNEAYPDYLCASLPRPADNRTCNEPECPETRRMAFVYKPQRWRPKERPQVYIYVYSWKVGEWNQCSVTCGGGSQVRTVECVSHDASGPRVVEDGQCESYAQRPLSLQNCNMQQCSQYSTSAWSQCSVTCGDGQQTREVMCVGAGGVRVGDHACRTLLKPPHIQPCQMSPCQRRVRWHVGDWGMCSKSCESGLRERQVICSDAQRTLYGVEHCSTHQKPATVESCNTQPCYRPQEVPSMPDPRGHENTQHGFHPYVPEEQPTGIVQHCTQTHFGCCPDGRTPARGRQGLGCPQEPVRCSHSSYGCCRDGVTMAQGPNKEGCVEYVPPAPTVSTPTHVESDCQSSTYGCCFDHVTPAGGPYGEGCPTPPRNTQRSATCYLPHTAGPCSDWTPRYYYDNARDHCEHYWYGGCHGNSNNFMSREDCLRFCQITTTSSRGSRIIPAVTGNRTQTWDMRRIFTVPRGGGNATSHVRLGASAANNAHRARIHLRSRRPAPAYAQHSLPSASWTDVGVSIDKSDPSTVEGRVGQTVVMPCRVTPPPSSTVVVEWRRDGTPLSPSRHLQQPDGSLLVGPLTMQDSGWLLCVATRERERDHRYIYLSVSEQPQIAVDRPDTSQSRDSYRYRHYTRFSIDRSGSSLVEARAGQTARLHCRITPASAIPSVTLQWTKAGQTLNTIRHSLRSDGTLVVGQLTSDDSGVYTCSASTNQQLEQLQVQLRVLGDVRITTAPNNVQVPQGSTAQLPCVVSGDNVNVGWSSVMDLG, encoded by the exons ATGATGAAGATGTTGTTGGTTCTGACCGCCCTGCAGCTCCTGCTCACCCCAGTTCTGTTG CAACGCAGTGGTGATCACTGGGAGGCGTGGGGACCCTATGGTGAATGTAGCCGCACCTGTGGCACCGGAGTGGCTGTGAGGACGAGGCGATGCATCACCCAAAG GACTGATGGCGGCTTGAACTGTGTGGGTCCCGCTCAGTCCTATCACATCTGCAGCACCCAG CAATGCCCAGAGGGTTCCAAGGACTTTAGAGAGGAGCAGTGCTCTCAGTTTGATGGCAATGACTTTCAAGGGAGACTCTACAAATGGCTGCCATATTATGGAG CTGAGAATCCATGTGAGCTGAACTGCATTCCCAGAGGAGAGAACTTCTTTTACCGACACCGTTCGGCTGTGGTTGACGGCACGCCCTGCCACCCTGGCAGGAAAGATATCTGTGTGGATGGGGTCTGTAAG CGTCTGGGCTGTGACAACAAGCTGGACTCGTCTGTGCAGGAAGACCCTTGCCTGCAGTGCGGGGGCAATAGCCAGTCATGCTACGTTGTCAAGGGCACCTTCTCAGAGCAGGGCTTGCCGACAG GTTACAACCAGATGTTTATCATCCCAGTTGGGGCCAGCAGTATTAGCATCCGAGAAACTGTTGCCACTCGTAATTATCTGG CTGTCAAGAACCTACGTGGGGAGTACTACTTGAATGGCCACTGGGTCATTGAGTTCTCACGGGCCACCCCTGTTGCTGGCACGGTGCTCTACTACCAGAGGGGAGCTGAGGGGGAGGCGGTGCCTGAGGCCATCACCGGCCGGGGGCCTACTACTGAACCCCTCGTGTTAGAG CTCATCAGCCAGGAGCCCAACCAGGGTGTGGAGTTTGAGTATTACCTGCCAAACGGCCGCTCCAGAGAGGGCTACTACTGGAGTTATGGCTCATGGTCTGCCTGCAGCAAAGAGTGTAGCGCAG GGTACCAGTCCCGCCTTGTGTTCTGTGCCATTGACAATGAGGCCTACCCAGACTACCTGTGTGCCTCTCTGCCTCGGCCCGCCGACAACCGCACATGCAACGAACCTGAATGCCCAGAGACTCGCCG GATGGCGTTTGTCTACAAGCCGCAAAGGTGGAGGCCCAAGGAGAGGCCacaagtatatatatatgtgtacag CTGGAAGGTTGGCGAGTGGAACCAGTGCTCAGTGACGTGTGGTGGCGGCTCTCAGGTGCGCACAGTGGAGTGTGTATCCCATGATGCATCAGGTCCTCGGGTGGTGGAGGATGGCCAGTGCGAGTCTTATGCTCAGCGTCCCCTCAGCCTGCAGAACTGCAACATGCAGCAGTGCTCACAGTACAGTACCTCTGCCTGGAGCCAG TGCTCGGTGACTTGCGGGGACGGGCAGCAGACTCGCGAGGTGATGTGTGTGGGAGCTGGTGGGGTGAGAGTGGGAGACCACGCCTGCCGGACGCTGCTGAAACCTCCGCACATACAGCCATGTCAAATGTCACCCTGCCAGCGCCGCGTACGCTGGCACGTGGGCGACTGGGGAATG TGTTCAAAGAGTTGTGAATCAGGCCTGCGTGAACGACAGGTAATCTGCTCAGATGCACAGAGGACCCTGTATGGGGTGGAGCACTGTAGCACTCACCAAAAACCTGCCACAGTGGAGAGCTGCAACACCCAACCCTGCTATAGGCCTCAGG aGGTGCCCAGTATGCCTGATCCCAGAGgacatgaaaacacacaacatGGATTCCACCCATATGTTCCTGAGGAGCAGCCGACAG GCATTGTGCAGCACTGCACTCAGACCCATTTTGGCTGCTGCCCTGATGGCCGGACCCCGGCAAGGGGTAGACAAGGACTGGGCTGCCCACAGGAACCAGTCAGATGCTCCCACAGCAG TTATGGCTGCTGTAGGGATGGTGTGACCATGGCTCAGGGACCCAATAAAGAAGGCTGTGTGGAGTATGTCCCACCAGCACCAACA GTTTCTACTCCAACCCACGTAGAGTCTGATTGTCAGTCCTCCACATATGGGTGCTGTTTTGACCATGTGACCCCTGCAGGAGGTCCTTATGGAGAAGGCTGCCCAACTCCTCCTAGGAACA CTCAGCGCTCTGCCACCTGCTACTTGCCCCACACAGCGGGTCCCTGTAGTGATTGGACACCACGGTATTACTATGACAATGCCCGGGACCACTGCGAGCACTACTGGTATGgtggctgccatggcaacagcaacAACTTCATGTCACGTGAGGACTGCCTGCGGTTCTGCCAGATCACCACCACATCGTCGCGGGGAAGCCGGATTATCCCTGCGGTCACAGGCAATAGAACCCAGACGTGGGACATGCGGCGCATTTTCACAGTGCCGCGGGGCGGTGGCAACGCCACCTCTCACGTTCGCCTCGGCGCCAGCGCCGCCAATAATGCCCACCGCGCCCGCATCCACCTGCGCAGCCGCCGACCTGCGCCTGCCTACGCCCAGCATTCATTGCCCTCAGCCAG CTGGACTGATGTGGGGGTGAGTATTGACAAGTCAGACCCCTCAACAGTGGAGGGCCGAGTTGGTCAGACTGTTGTCATGCCCTGTCGGGtcaccccacccccttcctccaCAGTGGTGGTGGAGTGGAGACGAGATGgcacccccctctctccctctag GCACCTCCAGCAGCCTGATGGCTCTCTGCTGGTTGGGCCTCTGACAATGCAGGACTCTGGTTGGCTGCTTTGTGTAGCCACACGGGAACGGGAGCGCGACCACCGCTACATCTACCTCTCTGTCTCAG AGCAACCTCAGATTGCAGTTGACAGACCGGACACTTCTCAGTCCAGAGACTCCTACCGGTACCGTCACTATACCAG GTTCAGCATTGATCGCTCTGGTTCCTCACTGGTAGAGGCTCGGGCGGGGCAGACAGCCAGGTTACACTGTAGGATCACTCCAGCTTCAGCCATCCCTTCTGTTACACTACAGTGGACTAAAGCTGGCCAGACTCTCAACACCATCAG acaTTCCCTGCGCTCAGATGGTACCTTGGTTGTTGGTCAGCTGACTTCTGATGATTCAGGCGTCTACACCTGCTCTGCTTCTACCAATCAGCAGCTGGAACAGCTTCAAGTGCAGCTCAGAGTGTTGG GAGATGTGAGGATCACCACCGCTCCCAACAATGTGCAGGTCCCTCAGGGCAGCACAGCGCAGCTCCCCTGTGTCGTGTCAGGTGACAATGTTAATGTGGGCTGGTCCAG TGTCATGGACTTGGGCTGA
- the paplna gene encoding papilin isoform X1: MMKMLLVLTALQLLLTPVLLQRSGDHWEAWGPYGECSRTCGTGVAVRTRRCITQRTDGGLNCVGPAQSYHICSTQQCPEGSKDFREEQCSQFDGNDFQGRLYKWLPYYGAENPCELNCIPRGENFFYRHRSAVVDGTPCHPGRKDICVDGVCKRLGCDNKLDSSVQEDPCLQCGGNSQSCYVVKGTFSEQGLPTGYNQMFIIPVGASSISIRETVATRNYLAVKNLRGEYYLNGHWVIEFSRATPVAGTVLYYQRGAEGEAVPEAITGRGPTTEPLVLELISQEPNQGVEFEYYLPNGRSREGYYWSYGSWSACSKECSAGYQSRLVFCAIDNEAYPDYLCASLPRPADNRTCNEPECPETRRMAFVYKPQRWRPKERPQVYIYVYSWKVGEWNQCSVTCGGGSQVRTVECVSHDASGPRVVEDGQCESYAQRPLSLQNCNMQQCSQYSTSAWSQCSVTCGDGQQTREVMCVGAGGVRVGDHACRTLLKPPHIQPCQMSPCQRRVRWHVGDWGMCSKSCESGLRERQVICSDAQRTLYGVEHCSTHQKPATVESCNTQPCYRPQEVPSMPDPRGHENTQHGFHPYVPEEQPTGIVQHCTQTHFGCCPDGRTPARGRQGLGCPQEPVRCSHSSYGCCRDGVTMAQGPNKEGCVEYVPPAPTVSTPTHVESDCQSSTYGCCFDHVTPAGGPYGEGCPTPPRNTQRSATCYLPHTAGPCSDWTPRYYYDNARDHCEHYWYGGCHGNSNNFMSREDCLRFCQITTTSSRGSRIIPAVTGNRTQTWDMRRIFTVPRGGGNATSHVRLGASAANNAHRARIHLRSRRPAPAYAQHSLPSASWTDVGVSIDKSDPSTVEGRVGQTVVMPCRVTPPPSSTVVVEWRRDGTPLSPSRHLQQPDGSLLVGPLTMQDSGWLLCVATRERERDHRYIYLSVSEQPQIAVDRPDTSQSRDSYRYRHYTRFSIDRSGSSLVEARAGQTARLHCRITPASAIPSVTLQWTKAGQTLNTIRHSLRSDGTLVVGQLTSDDSGVYTCSASTNQQLEQLQVQLRVLGDVRITTAPNNVQVPQGSTAQLPCVVSGDNVNVGWSRNGVPVRPDGRRIHVSADGSLILNSVQLADEGTYTCNAYAGTYSVSATAEVRVTRSSQPGAGTDFGVPTGCVDQPELANCKLIVYARLCSSQYYSSFCCESCTRYAQGLDTFGLIG, encoded by the exons ATGATGAAGATGTTGTTGGTTCTGACCGCCCTGCAGCTCCTGCTCACCCCAGTTCTGTTG CAACGCAGTGGTGATCACTGGGAGGCGTGGGGACCCTATGGTGAATGTAGCCGCACCTGTGGCACCGGAGTGGCTGTGAGGACGAGGCGATGCATCACCCAAAG GACTGATGGCGGCTTGAACTGTGTGGGTCCCGCTCAGTCCTATCACATCTGCAGCACCCAG CAATGCCCAGAGGGTTCCAAGGACTTTAGAGAGGAGCAGTGCTCTCAGTTTGATGGCAATGACTTTCAAGGGAGACTCTACAAATGGCTGCCATATTATGGAG CTGAGAATCCATGTGAGCTGAACTGCATTCCCAGAGGAGAGAACTTCTTTTACCGACACCGTTCGGCTGTGGTTGACGGCACGCCCTGCCACCCTGGCAGGAAAGATATCTGTGTGGATGGGGTCTGTAAG CGTCTGGGCTGTGACAACAAGCTGGACTCGTCTGTGCAGGAAGACCCTTGCCTGCAGTGCGGGGGCAATAGCCAGTCATGCTACGTTGTCAAGGGCACCTTCTCAGAGCAGGGCTTGCCGACAG GTTACAACCAGATGTTTATCATCCCAGTTGGGGCCAGCAGTATTAGCATCCGAGAAACTGTTGCCACTCGTAATTATCTGG CTGTCAAGAACCTACGTGGGGAGTACTACTTGAATGGCCACTGGGTCATTGAGTTCTCACGGGCCACCCCTGTTGCTGGCACGGTGCTCTACTACCAGAGGGGAGCTGAGGGGGAGGCGGTGCCTGAGGCCATCACCGGCCGGGGGCCTACTACTGAACCCCTCGTGTTAGAG CTCATCAGCCAGGAGCCCAACCAGGGTGTGGAGTTTGAGTATTACCTGCCAAACGGCCGCTCCAGAGAGGGCTACTACTGGAGTTATGGCTCATGGTCTGCCTGCAGCAAAGAGTGTAGCGCAG GGTACCAGTCCCGCCTTGTGTTCTGTGCCATTGACAATGAGGCCTACCCAGACTACCTGTGTGCCTCTCTGCCTCGGCCCGCCGACAACCGCACATGCAACGAACCTGAATGCCCAGAGACTCGCCG GATGGCGTTTGTCTACAAGCCGCAAAGGTGGAGGCCCAAGGAGAGGCCacaagtatatatatatgtgtacag CTGGAAGGTTGGCGAGTGGAACCAGTGCTCAGTGACGTGTGGTGGCGGCTCTCAGGTGCGCACAGTGGAGTGTGTATCCCATGATGCATCAGGTCCTCGGGTGGTGGAGGATGGCCAGTGCGAGTCTTATGCTCAGCGTCCCCTCAGCCTGCAGAACTGCAACATGCAGCAGTGCTCACAGTACAGTACCTCTGCCTGGAGCCAG TGCTCGGTGACTTGCGGGGACGGGCAGCAGACTCGCGAGGTGATGTGTGTGGGAGCTGGTGGGGTGAGAGTGGGAGACCACGCCTGCCGGACGCTGCTGAAACCTCCGCACATACAGCCATGTCAAATGTCACCCTGCCAGCGCCGCGTACGCTGGCACGTGGGCGACTGGGGAATG TGTTCAAAGAGTTGTGAATCAGGCCTGCGTGAACGACAGGTAATCTGCTCAGATGCACAGAGGACCCTGTATGGGGTGGAGCACTGTAGCACTCACCAAAAACCTGCCACAGTGGAGAGCTGCAACACCCAACCCTGCTATAGGCCTCAGG aGGTGCCCAGTATGCCTGATCCCAGAGgacatgaaaacacacaacatGGATTCCACCCATATGTTCCTGAGGAGCAGCCGACAG GCATTGTGCAGCACTGCACTCAGACCCATTTTGGCTGCTGCCCTGATGGCCGGACCCCGGCAAGGGGTAGACAAGGACTGGGCTGCCCACAGGAACCAGTCAGATGCTCCCACAGCAG TTATGGCTGCTGTAGGGATGGTGTGACCATGGCTCAGGGACCCAATAAAGAAGGCTGTGTGGAGTATGTCCCACCAGCACCAACA GTTTCTACTCCAACCCACGTAGAGTCTGATTGTCAGTCCTCCACATATGGGTGCTGTTTTGACCATGTGACCCCTGCAGGAGGTCCTTATGGAGAAGGCTGCCCAACTCCTCCTAGGAACA CTCAGCGCTCTGCCACCTGCTACTTGCCCCACACAGCGGGTCCCTGTAGTGATTGGACACCACGGTATTACTATGACAATGCCCGGGACCACTGCGAGCACTACTGGTATGgtggctgccatggcaacagcaacAACTTCATGTCACGTGAGGACTGCCTGCGGTTCTGCCAGATCACCACCACATCGTCGCGGGGAAGCCGGATTATCCCTGCGGTCACAGGCAATAGAACCCAGACGTGGGACATGCGGCGCATTTTCACAGTGCCGCGGGGCGGTGGCAACGCCACCTCTCACGTTCGCCTCGGCGCCAGCGCCGCCAATAATGCCCACCGCGCCCGCATCCACCTGCGCAGCCGCCGACCTGCGCCTGCCTACGCCCAGCATTCATTGCCCTCAGCCAG CTGGACTGATGTGGGGGTGAGTATTGACAAGTCAGACCCCTCAACAGTGGAGGGCCGAGTTGGTCAGACTGTTGTCATGCCCTGTCGGGtcaccccacccccttcctccaCAGTGGTGGTGGAGTGGAGACGAGATGgcacccccctctctccctctag GCACCTCCAGCAGCCTGATGGCTCTCTGCTGGTTGGGCCTCTGACAATGCAGGACTCTGGTTGGCTGCTTTGTGTAGCCACACGGGAACGGGAGCGCGACCACCGCTACATCTACCTCTCTGTCTCAG AGCAACCTCAGATTGCAGTTGACAGACCGGACACTTCTCAGTCCAGAGACTCCTACCGGTACCGTCACTATACCAG GTTCAGCATTGATCGCTCTGGTTCCTCACTGGTAGAGGCTCGGGCGGGGCAGACAGCCAGGTTACACTGTAGGATCACTCCAGCTTCAGCCATCCCTTCTGTTACACTACAGTGGACTAAAGCTGGCCAGACTCTCAACACCATCAG acaTTCCCTGCGCTCAGATGGTACCTTGGTTGTTGGTCAGCTGACTTCTGATGATTCAGGCGTCTACACCTGCTCTGCTTCTACCAATCAGCAGCTGGAACAGCTTCAAGTGCAGCTCAGAGTGTTGG GAGATGTGAGGATCACCACCGCTCCCAACAATGTGCAGGTCCCTCAGGGCAGCACAGCGCAGCTCCCCTGTGTCGTGTCAGGTGACAATGTTAATGTGGGCTGGTCCAG AAATGGGGTGCCTGTGAGGCCTGATGGCCGACGCATTCATGTGTCCGCAGACGGCAGTCTCATCCTGAACAGCGTTCAGCTGGCGGATGAGGGCACCTACACATGCAATGCATATGCTGGCACTTACTCGGTCAGTGCCACCGCTGAAGTGAGGGTGACGAGGTCCTCGCAGCCAG GGGCGGGTACAGATTTTGGCGTGCCCACAGGCTGCGTGGACCAGCCAGAGTTGGCCAACTGTAAGCTGATTGTCTACGCCCGTCTCTGCTCCAGCCAGTATTACTCCAGCTTCTGCTGCGAAAGCTGCACTCGCTATGCCCAGGGGCTTGACACGTTTGGCCTGATAGGGTAG